Genomic segment of Microbacterium sp. M28:
GTTGGTCATGGGGCGCAGCGTGGTCGGCTCGCCGTAGACCTGGAGCGTCCCGATCAGGGAGAAGAGGCCGGTCAGTACGAGAGCGGGTGCGACCAGTGGCACCTTGATGCGCCAGGCGATGTTCCACTCCGAGGCGCCGTCGATGCGTGCGGCTTCGTAGACCTCGGTCGGGATGCCACGCAGCGAGGTGTAGATGATGATCATGTTGAAGCCGATCGCACCCCAGATCGCGATGTTCGCGACGGACGGGTACAGGCTGGCGCCGGAGAGCACGACGACGTCCGGCAGCCCGAACTGGTTGAGGATCCAGTTCAGCGGGCTGGTGGAGGGCAGATAGAGGAAGCCCCACAGCAGCGACGCGATGACGCCGGGAACCGCATACGGGAGGAAGATCGCGATGCGCGAGAACTTCGCCGCGCGCACCCGGGGCAGATCCAGCAGCAGTGCGAACAGCAGTGCAAGGCCCAGGGTCAACGGGACCGCGATGAGGCCGTAGATCGCG
This window contains:
- a CDS encoding carbohydrate ABC transporter permease, which codes for MSVAADVRTPARRKTHRSRWVVPYVFLLPAGVLFLAFLAIPIGYAIILSFRGMRVSGEGPFGVRAETWVGFENYIRTFTDPEFLAGFGRLAIYGLIAVPLTLGLALLFALLLDLPRVRAAKFSRIAIFLPYAVPGVIASLLWGFLYLPSTSPLNWILNQFGLPDVVVLSGASLYPSVANIAIWGAIGFNMIIIYTSLRGIPTEVYEAARIDGASEWNIAWRIKVPLVAPALVLTGLFSLIGTLQVYGEPTTLRPMTNEISQTWVPLMKIYRDAFTRDDLSLAAASSVVLALGTLVISVILLRVTQRRAFGWNE